A stretch of the Ornithodoros turicata isolate Travis chromosome 4, ASM3712646v1, whole genome shotgun sequence genome encodes the following:
- the LOC135392605 gene encoding uncharacterized protein LOC135392605 codes for MEVGALFPSYQAFAAALAEYQKKNFVHFFMKSTRTIVGARKKGIKRFVKDELQFYEITCSCVHGGRIHKSKSAGIRPQQKTLKFGCPAELKVTVSKDGQHLEIKNVVNQHNHPTNEATYKQMLKQKGVLSSPDDAEGTTPAKKKRRRIKSFLNNPDVVELLHGSTEVSSTTEDQDGGIGTSTVEALAAQVQANGGVMDILVDECENLTGIFYQDPYMCRAFACFPEVVFVETICRSEQTTPFYLVSVEDSNGEIAVIAVLFCASESSDTLTATFQRLAFHCGDSVVSRTKVVMTDKGFSGCEVLKEVFQNARHVLSLSRVLRTFKKDITVNKMTLSVVERQTALEILQQMCYIQHEDQYDMLLEELECIGNAKLTAYFHENWHGIRHEWVRGLQRDTVAFVNRSSSRVEHISNRIAGVITKYKNLGETIRYLVLVTDSLRQERDQRILDALLRQPTYPSMSDVERRYGEHLTPYAFNVVVTQLKHGAALERLGGATIPGSTHACDCPLSTLMELPCKHILYRRRVAGLDLFFPGGIGLRWTRKYYKDSRNLNATSDGDSSDGHVRGVLSEQEKYKEVSDLTEQLATQISKLPMDKYENMLSAVSRMVELVVKGADVGISEIMTTVESLDEDRTVTISEVCTTEEVL; via the exons ATGGAAGTTGGCGCACTTTTCCCGAGCTACCAAGCTTTTGCTGCAGCGTTAGCTGAGTACCAGAAAAAGAACTTCGTGCACTTTTTTATGAAATCCACACGCACGATCGTCGGCGCCAGGAAGAAAGGGATTAAACGCTTCGTGAAGGATGAGTTACAATTCTACGAAATTACTTGCAGCTGCGTTCACGGTGGCAGAATACACAAGTCGAAGTCCGCCGGAATCCGGCCACAGCAAAA GACGCTGAAATTCGGCTGTCCAGCTGAGCTAAAAGTCACCGTTTCGAAAGACGGACAGCACCTTGAAATAAAGAATGTAGTTAACCAACACAACCATCCAACCAATGAG GCAACGTACAAACAGATGCTGAAACAGAAAGGAGTCCTCAGCAGCCCAGATGATGCAGAAGGAACCACACCTGCCAAGAAAAAACGAAGACGTATTAAAAGCTTTCTAAATAACCCAGACGTGGTAGAGTTGTTGCACGGCAGCACGGAAGTCAGCAGCACCACCGAGGACCAGGACGGAGGAATCGGCACATCCACCGTCGAGGCTCTGGCCGCACAGGTGCAGGCAAATGGCGGGGTCATGGACATCCTCGTCGATGAATGTGAAAACCTCACCGGAATCTTCTACCAAGACCCGTACATGTGCAGGGCATTCGCGTGTTTTCCCGAAGTGGTGTTCGTAGAAACTATCTGTAGATCTGAGCAGACGACGCCGTTCTACCTAGTCTCCGTAGAAGACTCAAACGGCGAAATCGCGGTCATAGCCGTGTTGTTCTGCGCGTCGGAGAGCAGCGACACCCTGACTGCCACCTTCCAAAGGTTAGCATTTCACTGTGGTGATTCTGTAGTCTCCAGAACAAAGGTAGTGATGACCGACAAAGGCTTTTCGGGATGTGAGGTGCTCAAAGAGGTCTTCCAAAACGCGAGGCACGTTCTCAGCCTCTCCCGTGTGTTGAGAACGTTCAAGAAGGACATCACAGTCAACAAGATGACGCTGTCAGTCGTCGAGAGACAAACTGCCTTAGAAATACTTCAGCAAATGTGCTACATTCAGCACGAAGACCAGTACGACATGCTTCTCGAAGAACTCGAGTGCATCGGGAACGCGAAGTTGACGGCGTATTTTCACGAAAACTGGCACGGCATACGGCACGAGTGGGTACGGGGTCTCCAGAGGGACACCGTGGCCTTCGTGAACAGATCCAGCTCCAGGGTGGAGCACATCAGCAACCGTATTGCCGGCGTCATCACCAAGTACAAAAATCTCGGAGAAACGATCCGCTACCTCGTTCTCGTCACGGACAGTCTGCGGCAGGAACGGGACCAACGTATCCTGGACGCGCTTCTACGGCAACCTACGTATCCGTCAATGTCGGACGTCGAGAGGCGGTACGGTGAACACCTCACCCCTTACGCCTTTAACGTGGTCGTAACGCAGCTAAAGCACGGCGCTGCTCTTGAACGGCTAGGTGGCGCCACCATTCCAGGATCCACGCACGCGTGCGACTGTCCGCTCTCGACTTTGATGGAACTGCCTTGCAAGCACATTCTTTATCGCAGACGCGTTGCCGGGCTCGACTTATTCTTCCCCGGAGGAATCGGACTGCGATGGACTCGGAAATATTACAAAGACTCCCGTAACTTAAACGCTACGAGCGACGGGGACAGTTCCGACGGCCACGTCAGAGGAGTTCTTTCTGAGCAAGAGAAGTACAAGGAGGTGTCCGACCTTACGGAGCAGCTGGCCACTCAGATCTCGAAACTTCCAATGGACAAATATGAAAACATGTTGTCTGCAGTGAGCAGGATGGTGGAGCTGGTTGTGAAAGGTGCGGATGTTGGCATATCAGAAATAATGACAACCGTGGAATCTCTCGATGAGGACAGAACTGTTACGATATCGGAAGTGTGTACGACCGAAGAAGTGCTTTAG